The sequence tttatttttaatataaattaaaagtcacccatgaatttctcataaaccaagaattctgttatataagcacactttatatagaatagatatatgaacacttcttaatgggtattacccattaatggttactaaataaatttaactataaatattaattttaaaaatatcaaactatcgaattttgatctaataacgagtaatgaaatcacaaatttgaatttatatacttaatttaactacttaattaaaaaaaatatcaaaaaatatctcttatacactatatcaaaaatatgttcgtACAAAAATATTTcactcaaactcaactttttcttttcttatttttcttgctaaaaaagtttttttttttaccgatggaacaatctcagcccatatgatataaaaatgagaaaactttttaattagatagaataattaagcataaaaactcaaaattttctaattttatccattcataggtaatacccattaagagtgcacccatatatatatatatggaagaggtttcaatggttacatttttattgtaaccatcatggttacatttttttaagccattggattactatttaatggttgtgattaatttgaaaattaaataaaaataaataaaaaataacttgtaacctgaaagtaacctaatcatttatttccttagaaaactttaattaaaattaattatattttaaaattaaattaattatcattattaattaattttttgcaatttattactatataaggatcttttagcaatttatttttttatacttaaattatttaaaattttatagcaaagttttttataatttaaaattatacacatataatttcataatttaaattttattatacttgtaatcttaattttaaattattatgcataattatttaatttttttatttagatatttaaaaagtaaaaaatgaaataagttgaaggatttttttttaaaaaaaaatggctgcacttgttatcgattgattagcttgaggcctcatacttagttcatataattgtaacaaaataattaaatataatttaaaaataattaattatttgaaaatttattataaaaagagaattttaatttgtgtcaaaagaagtttaatttttgtaaaaaaaaataattttttttgtaaatattataattaaatggcttaattattaaaataattcaagtaaggatttaaatataaatattaattactaaaagaagtcttgttaaatatttaattaattttaagaaaatagttaattataattaaataattctaaaaaaggaatgtctatttaattaattattttaagaaaatagttaattataattaattaaatctaaaaaagaaaagtctacctattagtaacctgctattacaggttaaagaaaaatgtaaccatatggttacaataaaaatgtaaccattgaatagtcacccatatatatatataaatatatatatataagggtatgctcttaatgggtattacccatgtatgagtattttattcttgaccattggatcaaatatctaatggttgatatttataatcattaattaaatattaaaaaattaatatttcctattttgtcattctctatattcctaaaatagaatTAACTATTAatagatataaaaaatttataaatcgaattgttatttaaaaaataaaacacactaaaaaaattaacaaactattttttttaataaaaatcattttaaagattaaaaagaaaaaaagtgtatatttatctttttatacaatttcttcatactagaattctaaattgcattactgaaaataaaaacataataattttaagctttaaactgtaatacacataaaatgtataagattttttttttaaacctaaaatctttaattttataataattaacaattatttatatgttttttattttttttaaaatacttgagcttaccaaatctataagaacaaaaccaatgaagaaaattttaacaaaaaaaaaatgaaggaagaaaaaagtgtcataaacattattgaataatggcaattgccaacacaagaatttcagcacaaaaaacTATATTTGACCCatagacaagattatcatcttccaatcctaaaaatataaataatgaacaacacctcattagttattctaggagaatgattcatggtaatatcaaaaaaatcattggatggtaataatatttttctaacaatgatagcctaagtaagaactaagaagtagtgtagtgttttatttttaagaatatgaataatattaagaaaattggattccacaatcaagctcctattcttctaataaaaaaacacattaatatacatgtaaatgatttttagttttacaataataaattattaataaactcataatttcataaaataataaagtagtaattttaattaatttttaaaaataatttataattttatttttcaaattattagtcgtaattattatttctaattttataaaaaaataaatataattttttttaaaaaaagaaataatttttagaaacttgccataaaaagGTTATTGGattattaccttattaattttttttagtttccatCAACGagtattacccattaagaagtgttccatatatataaatctttaattatatatgtcCTGCGTTCacgatatgtatatatatatttagttctCAAGCCCCAAAGAATCAACTAGTCATAGGCCAAAGATATTTTCCAATCCTTTTGTCTATAAATTGACTCTTTTCAATAAACTATGAGATCAATTTATCGTATCACATTGATACATATTTTCGAATAAAGACGTTTGATGGCATGACaactgttttttttaaaaaaaaaaaacttttatttttttccttacatattgatttattttctAAAGTCTGGTGAACCAAAAGGGAAATCAAATAAATAGAACAACATAACGCCATAAAGATTCATATTATTCTCTTCGATTATATATCACATATCGACTTATTTTCTGAAGTCTAGTGAATCGAAGGTAAATATAAAAATCTTTATGATCAAATTGATAACATAAGAATATTGGTCTCTTCCTTTCCCCTTTGATTATATATCACatcaacttattttttgaagtCTAGTAAATCAAAGAGGATTAGAATGACTCTTAATCACAACATTGAAAAGTAAAAGAATAAGAAGAATAGATCCATATTATGAATCTTCACTTACCCTTCTTGTAAAGCATGGAGATtaacatagtttttttttttctctcttttctcaatttttttttttgtttcactCTGACGTATCAATTCTTTGCTGGagattcaactttttttttttaactgttCAGCCCTCAATATCTTTATAgtctattttctttttcattattttttttttaataaaatccaCTTAACGTAAAAGTGGTGGAAGTGGAGAAAAAATCTCCTTAATTTGCTCTTTTCTTTTTGACTGACCCattcccatttttttttcttattatttaaataatcaaatattccCTTTAGGTTTTAACTGCAAGAAATATTCATAtacgataataataataatcattattgatatttttttcgTTCAAGACTCTCCAAAACTATTtttttctccttaattctctcattttttaatattttattgtagcataaatttataaattaatttttacaattattttaataaattttctataaaatatctattttaaattaattattttttaaaaaacacataaaataataaatgtaaactaaattaatactattaaattaaataattattcaattatttacatatatatttataactatatatctttatatattaaaagtgcctatctaacggtaattcttggtttaacagaatatactttaaaaataaaagaatattatgTTAACTTTAACGGAGAAGAAacgaattatatttttaaaattaacacTGTTAATTAGTATATTTGATACTAATCACGAAGacccacaacaacaacaacgcCTAACTTACAATTGCACAAATGCACAAATTCTGTAATCGAATCATTGTTAACCATTTTTCTCTAtcattcttctctaaatttgtTATCGATTCCAATCCAAAAGCCCTATCAAAATGTGCGATTCCAGCTACTGCAACAATATGTGCGACTGAATGAGCCGAGGTCTATGAAAATAGAAACCCAAAGGTGCGATCGACTCCAGCTACGACAATGGGTGCGACTAAACAGGCAAAGGTCTATGAACGGGCTGAACCCTCTTCGTTGCTGCGATATTCTCATAAATGCCATAAGCCAATTCATTTTGTTCATTGAAAGCTAACATAAATGCCGCTACGAAGCTTTCTTGGGTTTCCAGTTTCGCGATTGGGACGAAGAAATGGGTTTTTGATGTGGGAATTGGGATTTTAACAGCCTCGATTGTTGCAATTTCACCTTTGGACGCCGAAGCCACAAGGATTGTGTATTACGCCACTGTGGCAGATCCTCCATGCGACTTTAATTTCGCTAATTCTGGACTTGGCTACTGTGAAGTTCAACCGAGCACTGGTGTGGAAGCTCCTTATGGGGAGCTCATCAATGTGAGTTTCTAAGAATTTCAACTTTGAAGTGGTTACAAGTCATGCTTgcttatttgtaattttttccttCTGATTGTCTCCAACCTGGTTTGATATTGGTAAATTTTACAGTTTGGTAGTAATAGAGGAAATAAGTTCCGATTTGCTGTAAAGAGAACTATATGTCCATTGGGAGATAGAATTATGAACAATGAAGACTTTGCTAATCTCAGGGGTTGTAGTATATCATCAAGTGATAGTGAGGTATCTAATTGTTTTGTCTAATGTTGCTAACATCGAGGTATCTAATTGTTTTGATCAATGTTTTTGTACTTTTTTCATGTTAAAATAATTGTCAATCTTATCTTACCAGTATTCTTCCACAGATAACTGGTAAGGACTTAGAGCTAGCCATTCCTCATATGAAAAGGCAAGCTATGGTAGATCAATTTTAGGAAGCATTGGGTTCTACTACATTGAATGATAATTTGGCTTTACACTCTGGGCCTAAACCACCAAGGTAAACGATGTAACTATAGTTTTCCAGTTATAAAATGCAGTTTAGGGTTGGTAAGAAAAAGCTCAGTGTGACCAAGTGAAGGTTTCTTACTGCCAAATTTTGCAAAAGTGAATTATTTTGGAAATTGCAGCAGGTCATGCAGAGTGAAAAGGAACAAGACATTGATTTCTTGAAGACATTAGGGGGAAACTAAATCATCATGGGTTTGGTTCGAAAGAGAGAAACTTGTTCATCTGTAAGGCAGAGGCAGCTGCTGCAGCTGAGGACCACCCTTTATTTAAAGAGCCCGAGGCTCCTAAGATATTGGGTGTTGAAATTACAACCCTTAAGAAGATTATACCACTTGGGTTGATGTTCTTTTGTATTCTTTTCAACTATACAATTCTTAGGGACACAAAAGATGTCCTGGTTGTCACAGCTAAAGGGAGTAGTGCGGAGATTATTCCTTTCTTAAGACTTGGGTGAATTTGCCCATGGCTATTGGGTTTATGTTGTTGTACACAAAGTTTTCTAATGTTTTCTCTAAGAAAGCTCTATTTTATACTGTGATTCTTCCCTTCATAGCCTTCTTTGGGGCATTTGGGTTTGTTTTGTATCCTCTTAGCAATCTCATCCACCTTGAGGCCTTAGCTGATAAGCTTATCCAAACCATCGGTCCAAGATTCCTTGGTCCTCTTGCTATCCTTAGGATATGGAGTTTTTGTCTGTTCTATGTCATGGCTGAACTGTGGGGAAGTGTGGTGATTTTAGTGCTCTTTTGGGGGTTCGCCAATCAGGTATATCATCAACtcataaatacaaattttaattcTATTATTCGCTTGAAGATTATGGTTTAAAATAATAGATACTGAGTTTGTAGTTTGTAATCAGGTATCTGAATTTTTGCTTCAATTCTTGATTATGTTATGATTGAGTAATATTTGTCTAAGAGAGTCCTGTTTGGTTGGTAATGGATGCTTGAAGATTAAATCATATCTAACAAAGTTGTACTTTGGGGTTTAGTTGTTATGTCAAACCAGTCATTTTATTTTGAATGCATATACAGATTGCGTTATAATTTTCCTTTGACTTCGGTTCTTGaagctatatatttatattagagTGATGTGATTGGCTTTGTTACCATCTCTTTGAAAGGAAATTTGCCCACTTTCTCAATTGTTGATATTGTTTTCTTCCATATCACAATCTATGGTGTGCATCTGATTGTTTGTGTTTTGACATTTGTTACATGCCTACTTTTGCAGATAATGACTGTTGATGAAGCAAAAAGATTCTATCCTTTGTTTGGACTTGGGGCCAATATTGCTCTTATTTTCTCAGGCCAAACAGTGAAGTATTTCTCTAATATGAGAGCATCTCTTGGTCCTGGTGTCGATGGCTGGGCTCTTTCTCTTAAAGCAATGATGAGTATCGTTGTTGGGATGGGGTTCACAATCTATTTCTTGTACTGGTGGGTGAATGCTTATGTTCCTCTGCCAACTCGTAGCAGGAAGAAGAAGGTAAACTTCCTCAGTATTCATGAAAAGTTTTGACTTTTTCTATATGAATATATTTACGAAGTACATTGTAACTGGCTATGACTTTGAGCGATTTTGATTCATTTGTAGTTGTGTTTATGATTGTGAATAAATGGTGTACATGTTTCCTTCTGCAAGAGAAGCCAAAGATGGGAACAATGGAGAGTTTGAAGTTTTTGGTGTCTTCAAAATACATTAGAGATCTCGGCACTGTAGTTGTTGCATATGGTATTAGTATCAACCTTGTTGAGGTTACATGGAAATCAAAACTCAAAGCACAAGTTAATTTGATGCTAAGTTAACTGACTTGTATTTACCTGTCATTTCAGGTTTCTCAGAAGAGGTTTGATTTGCTTTTTGTATTGCATTTCTTTAACATGATGAAGACAAAACAAACAGATAATTAGCAAAATCTCAATCTTTCTGTTTTTCTGTTTTTctgtgaattttttttactttgcaGAATATAGgaaaagttttttttatatagaaaaaatttattatgaaTCAAACATTAtgaattgaataaaaaaaaagcaGGTATGAGATTATGTACAAGAAGAAATAGGTGTGAGATTATGAATCAAATTTTTTCATAAtgcattatttttttcattgtaGTTCGTATTGATATCCTCAAATTTTTAAACTTAACACTCAATTTATCTTTCATTTAGTTGGTCCGTAAAGTACCACATGTAAATATAGTATTGGTCAAACTAATAattcttttagaaaaaataattttaaaaagcaaaaattaattaaaatgaattcatattattccaaaaaaaaaacattatatacatattaaatgaaataaaaattaatttttctatcttcTTCCAGCCATATTATCtttacaaattaaaaataaactttttttgtAAGGAGATTAACAATAAACTTTGATTCTCGATTCAAA is a genomic window of Cannabis sativa cultivar Pink pepper isolate KNU-18-1 chromosome 9, ASM2916894v1, whole genome shotgun sequence containing:
- the LOC133030977 gene encoding ADP,ATP carrier protein 2, chloroplastic-like isoform X3 translates to MAIGFMLLYTKFSNVFSKKALFYTVILPFIAFFGAFGFVLYPLSNLIHLEALADKLIQTIGPRFLGPLAILRIWSFCLFYVMAELWGSVVILVLFWGFANQIMTVDEAKRFYPLFGLGANIALIFSGQTVKYFSNMRASLGPGVDGWALSLKAMMSIVVGMGFTIYFLYWWVNAYVPLPTRSRKKKPKMGTMESLKFLVSSKYIRDLGTVVVAYGFSEEV
- the LOC133030977 gene encoding ADP,ATP carrier protein 2, chloroplastic-like isoform X1; the protein is MAIGFMLLYTKFSNVFSKKALFYTVILPFIAFFGAFGFVLYPLSNLIHLEALADKLIQTIGPRFLGPLAILRIWSFCLFYVMAELWGSVVILVLFWGFANQIMTVDEAKRFYPLFGLGANIALIFSGQTVKYFSNMRASLGPGVDGWALSLKAMMSIVVGMGFTIYFLYWWVNAYVPLPTRSRKKKPKMGTMESLKFLVSSKYIRDLGTVVVAYGISINLVEVTWKSKLKAQVNLMLS
- the LOC133030977 gene encoding ADP,ATP carrier protein 2, chloroplastic-like isoform X2 — encoded protein: MAIGFMLLYTKFSNVFSKKALFYTVILPFIAFFGAFGFVLYPLSNLIHLEALADKLIQTIGPRFLGPLAILRIWSFCLFYVMAELWGSVVILVLFWGFANQIMTVDEAKRFYPLFGLGANIALIFSGQTVKYFSNMRASLGPGVDGWALSLKAMMSIVVGMGFTIYFLYWWVNAYVPLPTRSRKKKEKPKMGTMESLKFLVSSKYIRDLGTVVVAYGFSEEV